A section of the Shimia isoporae genome encodes:
- a CDS encoding cation-translocating P-type ATPase: protein MNEMTNFDHQITADRPHWARPANEVEQALKTSSAKGLSTPEATEKLAEVGENKLADTAKVSPFLLFLEQFKSPLLIILMVGAAISFYTNHLVDAVAIGVIVLLNATISFFQEFKAAQSLAALKDMAAPMAMVKRDGQWVEIPAAQLVPGDLLRFKAGDIIAADVRFTDAARLAVDEAALTGESEPVDKHTLPIDDDTLVLADRLNMGFMSTKVTNGTGEGIVVATGMDTEVGHIAHLMATAEDPKTPLQERIEKLSKVLIGAALAVVAVVIGIGIFQGMDLNEMLSTGISLSVAAIPEGLPTVVTIVLTLGSQRMASNNALARKLSAVETLGTTSVICSDKTGTLTQNQMQVMRAWAGGKTWDVTGEGFDPNGAFVDANGVEADIRKEFDLRQMLNISAYCNDAELVIKDGRPMVQGNPTEGALVVAAAKVGLSRERLQERKVRTLEAFPFDSTRKMMSVHVQTPNGENFLVAKGAPDVILNRAKGVWMDGAVHPLTADMRAQVEAVIDDFGSRALRTLAVAFRQTDDGSFDPEDPEQNIVLIGIHGIMDPPRPEVRDAVADATSAGIRTVMITGDHAKTAEAIATQIGIKTHDVQTVHTGAELDQMSDEELEAIVPHAAVFARVTPEHKLRIVSAMQKTGEVAAMTGDGVNDAPALRKADIGVAMGITGTSVAKDSAALVLLDDNFSTIVKAVKEGRRIYDNLLKFVRQALTANVAEVSTILFAFMLMGADPLMPLTPLMILWVNLVSDGIPALALGFEKAEGDIMQRQPRARDEDIFAGGLKQRILIRGLAVGAVSYWAFQEALSLDLDLATAQTMAFVTIMFAQLWHVFDARTTTTLFRKSPFGNPKLLMAVGLSLALSSVAVFTPLGHYVLGTSSLSPQLLLGCAFVAALPTLVLSGAKEIFGWKWL, encoded by the coding sequence ATGAATGAAATGACCAACTTCGACCACCAAATCACGGCGGATCGGCCACACTGGGCGCGCCCGGCAAATGAAGTAGAGCAGGCGCTGAAAACCTCTTCCGCAAAGGGTCTCTCGACACCTGAAGCTACGGAGAAGCTTGCTGAAGTTGGGGAAAACAAACTGGCCGATACGGCCAAAGTCTCGCCTTTCCTGCTTTTCCTTGAGCAATTCAAAAGCCCGCTTCTCATCATCCTGATGGTCGGTGCAGCCATTTCTTTTTACACCAACCACCTCGTCGACGCCGTTGCCATCGGAGTCATCGTTCTGCTGAACGCGACCATCAGTTTCTTTCAGGAATTCAAAGCCGCTCAGTCTCTGGCCGCGCTAAAGGACATGGCTGCGCCTATGGCCATGGTCAAAAGGGATGGGCAATGGGTCGAAATCCCGGCGGCGCAACTCGTGCCGGGCGACCTCCTGCGTTTCAAAGCAGGCGACATAATCGCCGCAGATGTCCGCTTTACCGACGCTGCACGGTTGGCCGTTGACGAAGCTGCGCTTACCGGAGAGTCGGAACCGGTCGACAAGCACACCCTGCCAATCGACGACGACACCCTTGTTCTGGCAGATCGCCTGAACATGGGTTTTATGAGCACCAAGGTGACCAACGGCACGGGTGAAGGCATCGTTGTTGCCACGGGCATGGACACAGAAGTTGGCCATATCGCGCACCTGATGGCGACCGCTGAAGACCCCAAGACGCCTCTACAGGAGCGTATCGAGAAACTCTCCAAAGTGCTGATTGGTGCTGCACTGGCCGTGGTCGCTGTTGTGATCGGGATCGGCATTTTTCAGGGCATGGATCTCAACGAGATGCTGAGCACCGGTATTTCGTTGTCGGTCGCCGCCATTCCCGAAGGCCTTCCAACCGTTGTGACCATTGTGTTGACCCTCGGCTCGCAACGTATGGCATCCAACAACGCTTTGGCACGAAAACTGTCTGCAGTGGAAACTCTTGGTACAACGTCGGTCATCTGCTCTGACAAAACTGGCACGCTAACGCAGAACCAGATGCAGGTGATGCGCGCATGGGCAGGTGGCAAAACTTGGGACGTCACAGGCGAAGGCTTTGATCCCAATGGCGCATTTGTGGATGCCAACGGAGTCGAAGCCGACATCCGCAAAGAATTCGACTTGCGTCAGATGCTAAACATCTCGGCCTACTGCAACGACGCCGAACTGGTCATCAAGGACGGACGGCCGATGGTGCAGGGCAACCCTACTGAGGGCGCTCTCGTTGTGGCCGCTGCCAAAGTCGGCCTCTCAAGAGAACGGCTACAGGAGCGCAAAGTGCGGACGCTTGAAGCATTTCCCTTCGACAGCACCCGCAAGATGATGAGTGTACATGTTCAGACCCCTAACGGAGAGAATTTTCTCGTCGCGAAAGGCGCTCCCGACGTCATCCTGAACCGCGCCAAAGGCGTTTGGATGGATGGCGCAGTCCATCCATTGACCGCGGACATGCGGGCACAGGTTGAAGCCGTCATAGATGACTTCGGCTCCCGCGCGCTGAGGACGTTGGCCGTCGCCTTTCGGCAAACGGACGACGGGAGTTTTGACCCGGAAGACCCGGAACAGAACATCGTTCTTATTGGTATTCACGGCATCATGGATCCTCCGAGGCCTGAAGTGCGCGATGCCGTCGCCGACGCAACGAGCGCGGGCATCCGTACTGTCATGATTACTGGCGACCACGCCAAAACCGCAGAGGCGATTGCCACGCAAATCGGAATCAAGACGCACGACGTACAGACGGTCCATACCGGCGCCGAACTCGACCAGATGTCAGACGAGGAACTCGAGGCCATCGTGCCACATGCTGCCGTTTTTGCGCGGGTCACGCCAGAGCACAAACTTCGCATCGTGAGTGCAATGCAAAAGACCGGCGAGGTGGCTGCCATGACCGGCGACGGCGTGAATGACGCCCCTGCCCTCCGCAAAGCCGATATTGGCGTCGCGATGGGCATCACCGGGACTTCCGTCGCCAAAGACAGCGCCGCATTGGTGCTTCTGGATGACAACTTCTCCACTATCGTGAAAGCGGTGAAAGAAGGTCGTCGAATCTACGACAACCTGCTCAAATTTGTCCGCCAGGCGCTGACCGCCAACGTTGCCGAGGTCTCCACGATCCTCTTTGCCTTCATGCTAATGGGCGCAGACCCCCTGATGCCGCTGACACCCTTGATGATCCTCTGGGTCAATCTTGTTTCTGACGGCATTCCCGCTCTGGCGCTTGGTTTTGAGAAAGCCGAGGGCGACATCATGCAGCGTCAACCAAGGGCGCGTGACGAAGATATCTTTGCCGGTGGGCTCAAACAGCGCATCCTGATCCGCGGTCTCGCGGTGGGCGCTGTCAGCTATTGGGCATTCCAGGAAGCGCTCAGCCTCGATCTCGACCTTGCAACGGCGCAGACAATGGCGTTTGTCACGATCATGTTTGCCCAACTGTGGCATGTGTTTGATGCACGGACGACAACCACGCTCTTCCGCAAGTCACCCTTCGGAAACCCGAAACTGCTCATGGCGGTGGGCCTGTCGCTGGCTTTGTCGTCCGTCGCAGTCTTCACCCCGTTGGGACACTATGTGCTGGGCACATCAAGCCTGTCGCCCCAGTTGTTGCTCGGCTGCGCCTTCGTCGCTGCCTTGCCCACACTTGTCCTGTCCGGAGCCAAAGAAATCTTCGGATGGAAATGGCTCTAA
- a CDS encoding YfcC family protein, whose amino-acid sequence MTKIKFPTAFTILFLLIAVVAALTWLVPAGEYTREMNETLGSVAPVPGTYRQVAQNPQGLSAIVLAPIAGLYDPALLGSSASAAIDVALFVLVIGGFLMVVTRTGAIDAGIGWLLTKLQGREHLMIPILMTAFALSGTSYGMAEESLAFYALIIPVFLRAGYDTLTAVAVVMLGAGIGTMGSTFNPFATVVASQGAGIAFTDGIVLRFAIFLVSLAAGIAFVMRYAARVKSDPAASLVANMADENRAHFLTLDNSGEMPAMTFTRGIILGLFGLSFVAMIYGVLMLGWWMGEMSALFLSMSVVVWGVGKLSPATRMDEATFVETFLDGARDLLGVALIIGVARGVVVVMDAGKITDTILFAAEGMISGLSEFLFINVMFGIQFLMSFLVPSSSGLATLTMPVMAPLADFAGVGRDLVVTAYQSANGLVNLFNPTFAVVMGGLAIGRVPYDRWLRFVGPLVLLFILIIVALLSIGAAFS is encoded by the coding sequence ATGACCAAAATCAAGTTTCCCACAGCTTTCACAATCCTGTTTTTGTTGATCGCAGTTGTGGCTGCGTTGACCTGGCTCGTTCCGGCTGGCGAATACACTAGGGAGATGAACGAAACCCTCGGCAGCGTCGCGCCGGTTCCGGGAACGTACCGACAGGTCGCGCAAAACCCTCAAGGCCTCTCCGCGATAGTTCTGGCGCCGATCGCCGGCCTGTACGATCCCGCTCTGCTTGGATCCTCAGCCAGCGCCGCGATCGATGTTGCCCTATTTGTTCTGGTCATCGGAGGATTTCTGATGGTCGTTACCCGAACCGGCGCGATTGATGCCGGCATCGGCTGGCTCCTGACCAAGCTTCAGGGGCGCGAACATCTTATGATACCGATCCTGATGACCGCCTTTGCATTGAGCGGCACTTCATACGGTATGGCCGAGGAATCTCTGGCTTTCTACGCCCTGATCATCCCCGTGTTTCTCCGCGCCGGTTACGACACCTTGACCGCAGTGGCGGTTGTCATGCTCGGAGCCGGCATCGGCACCATGGGTTCCACCTTCAACCCCTTCGCGACAGTTGTCGCATCACAGGGTGCGGGCATCGCATTCACCGACGGCATTGTTTTGAGATTCGCGATCTTTCTAGTGAGCCTTGCAGCGGGCATTGCCTTCGTTATGCGGTATGCCGCAAGGGTGAAGTCGGACCCGGCCGCATCTTTGGTTGCCAATATGGCAGATGAAAACCGCGCGCATTTCCTGACCTTGGATAACAGCGGGGAAATGCCCGCCATGACCTTCACTCGCGGGATCATCCTTGGCCTTTTTGGTCTTAGCTTCGTTGCAATGATCTATGGGGTTCTCATGCTGGGCTGGTGGATGGGTGAGATGTCCGCGCTCTTTTTATCGATGTCTGTAGTTGTCTGGGGCGTGGGAAAACTGTCTCCTGCGACACGGATGGATGAGGCAACTTTCGTCGAGACGTTTCTCGACGGAGCCCGTGACTTGCTTGGGGTGGCACTGATCATCGGAGTTGCGCGTGGCGTGGTCGTGGTCATGGACGCAGGCAAAATCACGGACACCATACTTTTTGCCGCGGAAGGCATGATTTCTGGCCTGTCCGAGTTTCTGTTCATCAACGTGATGTTTGGCATCCAGTTTCTGATGTCTTTTCTGGTTCCCTCCTCCTCAGGGCTGGCGACGCTCACTATGCCCGTCATGGCGCCGCTGGCAGACTTTGCCGGCGTTGGGCGTGACCTTGTGGTGACCGCTTACCAATCAGCCAATGGCCTCGTGAACCTGTTCAACCCGACCTTTGCCGTCGTGATGGGGGGACTTGCAATTGGACGCGTCCCCTATGACCGCTGGCTCCGGTTCGTTGGACCGCTTGTACTGTTATTCATCCTGATCATTGTTGCCCTTCTCAGCATCGGCGCGGCCTTTTCCTGA
- a CDS encoding HD domain-containing protein, translating into MLDKARENARTLVSEIAIDLPGYTVHDIEHLDALWEIGSQIVGQDFRINPVEGFVLGCSFLIHDAAMTMAAYPGGLAEIKASREWKRISGRMKASQNGNPDEAAIIEVFLREQHAVRAEKLPKISWKGDVGPRFLIEDADSREKFGDFIGQVAASHWWDHSKLESQLLDKTIPAPAPFPSSWSIDLLSLACVLRSADASQIDERRAPSFLRALRRNRLSEYSAQHWTFQIRLTQAQRRHDTLYFAAFRPFTKAEAKEWWMLHDTLKMVDGELRKTDDLLARCRGQEARFSARRVANIEAPDNLRTCIPTDGWQPVDTAFSISDIPRLVENLGGEQLYGRDKMAAIREVIQNAMDAGRIRRLVDPQAPSPKVEVELLQEDSSTVLIIRDNGIGMSEGAIVGNLLSFGTSGWLSDTAIGEYNQAFPDKFSVSGQFGIGFFSVFMLGKN; encoded by the coding sequence GTGCTCGACAAGGCCAGGGAAAATGCCCGAACCCTCGTATCAGAGATCGCCATAGATCTTCCTGGATACACCGTTCACGACATCGAACACCTTGATGCTCTGTGGGAAATAGGCAGCCAAATCGTCGGGCAAGATTTTCGCATCAACCCGGTTGAAGGGTTTGTCTTAGGTTGCAGCTTTCTAATCCACGATGCTGCAATGACGATGGCCGCCTATCCGGGTGGATTGGCAGAGATAAAGGCCTCACGGGAATGGAAGCGCATCTCTGGCAGAATGAAGGCTTCCCAAAATGGAAACCCAGATGAAGCGGCGATAATTGAAGTGTTTTTGCGTGAACAGCATGCCGTTCGAGCAGAGAAATTACCCAAAATATCCTGGAAAGGCGACGTTGGCCCGCGTTTCTTGATAGAAGACGCAGATTCCAGGGAGAAATTTGGTGATTTCATTGGCCAAGTTGCCGCTTCTCATTGGTGGGACCATTCGAAACTGGAAAGCCAGTTGCTGGACAAGACTATTCCAGCACCCGCTCCATTCCCAAGCAGCTGGTCAATTGATCTCTTGAGCCTTGCTTGTGTGCTTCGGTCTGCGGACGCGTCTCAGATTGATGAGCGAAGAGCCCCAAGCTTCCTTCGAGCACTGCGCCGCAATCGCTTGTCTGAGTATTCAGCACAGCATTGGACCTTCCAGATTAGACTCACTCAGGCACAGCGCCGGCACGACACGCTGTACTTTGCGGCGTTCCGCCCTTTCACAAAGGCGGAAGCAAAAGAGTGGTGGATGCTGCATGATACACTCAAGATGGTGGATGGCGAGCTACGTAAGACAGACGATTTGCTTGCAAGATGCCGAGGTCAAGAGGCTCGATTTTCCGCTCGAAGAGTGGCCAATATCGAAGCCCCAGATAACCTAAGAACCTGCATACCGACTGACGGATGGCAACCCGTCGACACAGCATTTTCCATCTCAGATATACCTCGCTTAGTTGAAAACTTGGGTGGAGAACAACTGTATGGCCGGGACAAAATGGCAGCGATACGAGAGGTCATACAGAACGCTATGGATGCGGGACGCATCCGTAGGCTTGTCGATCCTCAAGCGCCAAGTCCGAAGGTTGAAGTCGAGCTATTGCAAGAAGACTCTTCTACCGTTCTCATCATCAGGGATAATGGCATCGGGATGTCAGAAGGTGCGATAGTTGGGAACCTTTTGTCTTTTGGAACAAGCGGCTGGCTTTCTGACACCGCCATAGGTGAATACAATCAAGCATTCCCCGATAAATTCTCAGTTTCTGGGCAGTTTGGGATTGGCTTCTTCTCCGTTTTTATGCTTGGAAAAAATTGA
- a CDS encoding LacI family DNA-binding transcriptional regulator yields the protein MTRKRDKKRANLRDVARAAEVSVATVSRVLNTPDVVQKKTREKVEKVIAELGFHPSAAARAINSGRTKIIGALIPTLDSDIFAITIDAIESRLGDFGFSLVVATTGEDPDVEAARARELLDIGVEGLFFPGIHHSQELYDLLDRTKVPTIAISYFDATFAYPTIGYDNREAARLALDHLLDLGHRRIAVVHGPKDHNDRTRARVTGASTQRSGTELAFFETDLSVAGGAKAARDAMKQPTEFDAYLCTSDTQAFGAIFELQRAGIQVPNDVSVMGLHDLPSAQYVNPSLSTIELPVREMGTLAAESLARWVEKDVRPAPVCLPSQLRARASTARKEN from the coding sequence ATGACCAGGAAACGAGACAAGAAGCGCGCAAACCTCCGCGACGTGGCACGTGCAGCCGAGGTCTCGGTGGCGACAGTTTCGCGTGTTCTCAACACACCTGATGTCGTTCAAAAGAAAACCCGCGAGAAAGTTGAAAAGGTCATCGCGGAGCTCGGATTTCACCCCAGCGCTGCCGCCCGCGCAATCAATTCCGGCCGCACCAAGATCATCGGAGCGCTGATCCCTACTTTGGACAGCGATATCTTTGCGATAACGATAGACGCAATCGAGAGCCGCTTGGGAGACTTTGGATTTTCCTTGGTCGTCGCCACAACCGGTGAAGACCCGGACGTGGAAGCGGCACGTGCCAGGGAATTGCTCGATATTGGTGTTGAAGGCCTGTTCTTCCCGGGCATCCATCACAGTCAAGAACTATACGATCTTCTTGACCGCACTAAGGTGCCGACGATCGCGATTTCATATTTCGATGCGACTTTTGCATATCCGACCATTGGCTATGACAACCGCGAAGCCGCGCGTCTGGCGCTGGACCATTTGCTCGATCTGGGGCACCGCCGTATCGCTGTCGTACATGGACCGAAAGACCACAACGACCGCACACGCGCCCGCGTCACTGGGGCGTCGACGCAACGCTCTGGTACGGAACTGGCTTTCTTTGAAACAGATCTATCTGTTGCCGGAGGCGCCAAAGCCGCACGCGATGCAATGAAACAACCGACAGAGTTCGACGCCTATCTCTGTACCTCGGACACGCAAGCCTTTGGGGCCATTTTCGAATTGCAACGCGCAGGTATTCAGGTTCCCAACGACGTATCCGTGATGGGGTTACATGATCTACCCAGTGCGCAATATGTAAATCCAAGCCTGTCCACGATTGAACTTCCGGTCAGGGAAATGGGCACTTTGGCAGCTGAATCTCTGGCGCGATGGGTGGAAAAAGACGTTCGTCCCGCGCCTGTATGCCTTCCCTCACAACTACGCGCCCGCGCCTCCACCGCCCGCAAAGAGAATTGA
- a CDS encoding tyrosine-type recombinase/integrase, producing MAQGKQAKILTNAQIQAVLRHLEAGRNADRNKVTFLLTVKAGLRAKEVAGLHWSSVLNSEGEIGDHIELTDQTSKGRSGRIIPMNRDLRKALVAWQSVCVPKRLRRDAPSFPERAIICTERSDSSPAQVIVNMFHRWYRDLGFVGASSHSGRRTFISNAAKKVVQAGGSLRDVQELAGHSSLSMTQRYIEGDTDAKRRLVQMI from the coding sequence ATGGCACAAGGCAAACAGGCCAAGATACTGACCAACGCTCAAATTCAAGCGGTGCTTCGCCACCTTGAAGCAGGGCGCAACGCAGATCGAAACAAGGTCACCTTCTTGCTGACTGTAAAAGCTGGTCTTCGCGCGAAAGAGGTTGCGGGTCTGCACTGGTCGTCAGTTCTGAATTCAGAAGGTGAGATCGGCGATCACATCGAACTGACAGATCAAACAAGCAAGGGGCGATCTGGGCGCATCATTCCGATGAACCGTGATTTGCGCAAAGCGCTTGTCGCGTGGCAGTCAGTTTGTGTGCCAAAACGTCTGCGACGTGATGCTCCGTCCTTCCCTGAACGTGCCATTATCTGCACAGAGCGAAGCGACAGCTCGCCCGCACAGGTCATCGTGAACATGTTTCATCGCTGGTACCGCGACCTCGGGTTTGTTGGCGCAAGCTCGCACAGCGGTCGGCGCACATTTATTTCGAATGCTGCGAAGAAGGTTGTGCAGGCGGGTGGTTCGTTGCGGGACGTGCAAGAATTGGCGGGGCATTCCAGCTTATCGATGACACAGCGGTACATCGAGGGTGACACAGACGCGAAAAGACGTTTGGTTCAAATGATCTGA
- a CDS encoding DNA gyrase inhibitor YacG, with the protein MSCPICKKETVERYRPFCSKRCADIDLGKWFGGDYAVPSEDPEEAVEAMEELEQQASRLH; encoded by the coding sequence ATGAGTTGTCCGATTTGCAAGAAAGAGACCGTGGAACGCTATCGTCCTTTCTGCTCAAAACGTTGTGCGGATATCGATCTCGGCAAGTGGTTTGGCGGGGACTATGCGGTACCGTCAGAAGATCCCGAAGAGGCAGTTGAAGCTATGGAAGAACTGGAACAGCAGGCCTCGCGCCTGCACTGA
- a CDS encoding GSCFA domain-containing protein — protein MTAFTIGSCFAREIEEKLTFLDVPTLGLTFPERIVKGRENSVLNEFNPGSISQRIRWAIDGVDTREFDQSFSASGNVATDLLLAKGHKLPVEDLLGIRERIDEVYNKLPASDFLIITLGMTQCWVDHETGHYLNRMPSPRDIKKEPNRYTCRFLTLSETVDLLKDALERALSSGVKGVLLTVSPVPLQQTFLPIDCAIANSHSKSTLRLAVTELLNMFPEQVNYFPSYEIVLSGGLHSFEQDHIHVKREVVSEVTDYMASHYLES, from the coding sequence ATGACCGCCTTCACTATCGGGTCCTGTTTTGCACGCGAGATCGAGGAGAAACTGACGTTCCTGGACGTCCCGACGCTGGGGCTCACCTTTCCTGAGAGGATTGTAAAGGGTCGTGAAAACAGTGTCTTGAACGAGTTCAACCCAGGCTCGATTTCTCAGCGTATTCGCTGGGCGATTGACGGTGTAGACACCAGAGAGTTTGACCAATCATTTTCTGCTTCAGGCAACGTTGCGACAGACCTGCTGCTAGCAAAAGGGCACAAGTTGCCCGTCGAAGATCTGCTTGGGATCCGAGAGAGAATTGATGAGGTGTACAACAAACTGCCCGCCTCGGATTTCCTGATCATTACATTGGGAATGACACAGTGTTGGGTGGACCACGAAACCGGACACTACCTGAACCGCATGCCCAGCCCACGAGACATCAAGAAAGAACCAAATCGCTATACCTGCCGTTTTCTCACCCTGAGCGAAACAGTGGACTTGCTGAAAGATGCGTTGGAACGCGCGCTAAGCAGTGGCGTAAAGGGCGTCCTTTTGACCGTGTCCCCTGTTCCACTGCAGCAGACGTTCCTGCCGATTGATTGCGCGATTGCAAATTCTCATTCGAAATCAACGCTACGCCTTGCCGTGACCGAGCTCTTGAACATGTTCCCTGAGCAGGTGAACTATTTTCCAAGCTATGAAATCGTTCTATCCGGTGGCCTTCATTCGTTTGAGCAAGACCATATCCATGTAAAGCGCGAGGTCGTGAGCGAAGTCACAGACTACATGGCGTCTCACTATCTGGAAAGCTGA
- a CDS encoding AAA family ATPase — translation MFAGPSNLGKSAIIASICAHVAMGRDFCGLPVSRSGILYIAAEAPKGVLNRAYPYLSQEAAQTAPFEVLDRPVDLTDQQVVGRLAEDALTFRDYHGCDDLMIVFDTLNICMPDGDENSSRDTGRVLANAQKLAQSTNAHVLIVHHTGASETSRPRGSTTLTANVDTGLTLHKADASQPDGTVLINIHKQREDSRAAPLAFHIRGFEIGKNRHGETTIVPWAVPFEAGSSLVAEAPARAAKSGKVPLSAQRADDLLRVITELGKKNAGQWHKPKSLGQMSGEPFNGIRGNADTMRKKVRESLDTLLKDGKIEECKEGVRLRAANPNQTKCA, via the coding sequence ATGTTTGCCGGGCCGTCTAATCTCGGAAAATCTGCCATCATCGCAAGTATTTGTGCCCATGTTGCTATGGGTCGAGACTTCTGCGGCTTGCCGGTAAGTCGAAGTGGAATTCTTTATATTGCCGCAGAAGCTCCAAAAGGCGTCCTGAACCGTGCCTATCCCTACCTCAGTCAGGAAGCCGCTCAGACAGCGCCTTTTGAGGTGCTGGACCGGCCAGTTGATTTGACCGACCAACAAGTTGTTGGCCGGTTGGCGGAGGACGCGCTAACGTTTCGAGACTATCACGGTTGTGACGATCTGATGATCGTTTTTGATACTCTGAATATCTGTATGCCGGATGGGGATGAAAATTCTTCACGAGACACCGGAAGAGTTTTGGCCAATGCCCAGAAGCTCGCACAATCAACTAACGCTCATGTCCTGATTGTGCATCACACTGGTGCATCCGAAACTTCCAGGCCTCGTGGCTCCACGACTTTGACAGCGAATGTCGATACCGGCCTGACACTACACAAAGCAGACGCGTCACAGCCCGATGGAACAGTATTAATCAACATTCATAAGCAGCGCGAAGATAGTAGAGCTGCGCCATTAGCTTTTCATATCCGAGGATTTGAGATCGGCAAAAACCGCCACGGCGAGACAACAATAGTCCCTTGGGCTGTCCCATTTGAGGCAGGCAGTTCGCTGGTTGCGGAAGCTCCCGCAAGAGCCGCTAAGTCCGGCAAGGTGCCACTTTCGGCTCAGCGTGCTGACGATTTGCTAAGAGTGATAACGGAGCTTGGCAAAAAGAATGCTGGCCAATGGCACAAACCAAAGTCTCTGGGACAAATGTCTGGCGAACCTTTCAATGGCATTCGTGGCAACGCTGACACCATGCGCAAGAAAGTTCGAGAGTCTTTGGATACCCTTCTGAAAGACGGGAAAATCGAAGAGTGCAAAGAAGGAGTTCGTCTTCGCGCAGCGAACCCAAACCAAACGAAATGTGCATGA
- a CDS encoding helix-turn-helix transcriptional regulator yields the protein MTIQNQLIVDRFVDIKTVCATLCRSRASIYRDIKRGDFPKPEKRGGSSRWRVSDLNKIVAAEGSL from the coding sequence ATGACTATCCAAAACCAACTCATTGTCGACCGATTTGTAGATATCAAAACAGTATGCGCGACCCTGTGCCGGTCTCGGGCCAGTATCTACAGAGATATCAAACGCGGTGATTTTCCTAAGCCAGAAAAGCGCGGTGGTTCTTCTCGCTGGCGCGTGTCGGACCTCAACAAAATCGTCGCGGCGGAAGGAAGCCTATAG
- a CDS encoding ribonuclease E/G, with amino-acid sequence MKGRQIILDHINGREAAALMVDGQLDDLLIDGDAPRPGTIYRAVADRPVKGQGGMFLKTPDGNVFLRQVKGLAPGDVMLVQVTGYAEPGKAIPVTQKVLFKSRYVIVTPEAPGINLSRSIREDDERDRILAIAHEVAGEAGMGLILRSACDGAGADEIGEDINNMLDLAEQVLADAEGPAEKLIDGDGPHVAAWRDWSDPAEVVTEEGSFETHGVLDALEDVQGIRVALEGGASLFVEPTRALVAVDVNTGGDTSAAAGTKANFAAAKALPRALRVRGLGGQVVLDLAPMPKKDRRGFESALRAAFKRDTIDTTLVGWTPLGHYELQRKNARQELRGLLK; translated from the coding sequence ATGAAGGGACGTCAGATCATTCTCGACCACATCAACGGGCGCGAGGCCGCGGCCCTGATGGTGGATGGCCAGCTTGATGACTTGTTGATTGACGGTGACGCGCCACGACCCGGCACGATTTACCGCGCGGTGGCGGACCGGCCTGTCAAAGGGCAAGGGGGCATGTTCCTCAAGACGCCTGATGGCAATGTATTCCTGCGTCAGGTCAAGGGGCTTGCGCCGGGCGACGTGATGCTGGTCCAGGTGACGGGGTACGCCGAACCGGGCAAGGCGATCCCGGTTACGCAGAAGGTGCTTTTCAAAAGCAGGTATGTGATTGTGACCCCAGAGGCCCCCGGCATCAATCTGAGCCGGTCTATCCGCGAGGATGACGAGCGGGACCGAATTTTGGCAATTGCGCACGAGGTGGCCGGGGAAGCCGGAATGGGGCTGATCCTGCGTTCCGCCTGTGACGGCGCAGGGGCGGACGAGATTGGTGAAGACATCAACAACATGCTGGATTTGGCAGAGCAGGTTCTGGCCGATGCTGAAGGGCCTGCGGAAAAGTTGATCGACGGAGACGGCCCACATGTCGCTGCGTGGCGCGACTGGTCCGATCCCGCGGAGGTGGTGACCGAAGAAGGCAGTTTTGAGACACATGGCGTGCTGGACGCACTGGAAGACGTGCAAGGAATCCGCGTTGCCTTGGAAGGGGGGGCGAGCCTGTTTGTCGAACCCACGCGCGCGCTTGTGGCTGTGGATGTGAACACGGGCGGAGACACCTCGGCGGCGGCGGGTACCAAAGCAAACTTCGCCGCGGCAAAAGCTTTGCCGCGCGCACTGCGGGTGCGGGGTCTCGGGGGGCAAGTCGTACTTGATCTCGCCCCTATGCCCAAGAAAGACCGGCGTGGATTTGAAAGCGCTCTGCGGGCCGCGTTTAAGCGGGACACCATAGATACGACGCTGGTGGGCTGGACCCCATTGGGACACTATGAATTACAGAGAAAAAATGCCCGCCAGGAACTTCGGGGGTTGCTGAAATGA